DNA sequence from the Candidatus Eisenbacteria bacterium genome:
GAGCCAGAACTTGCCGCACACGCCGAGCACGCCGAGGCCGTAGCGCACCGCGCGCGGGAACGAGATGCTCGAGGCTTCGCCGAAGTACCGCGTGGGGCAGCTCACCTCGCCGATGGAGAAGTCGAACGCGACCACCTGGGCCAGCATCTCGTTGTCGAAGACGAAATCGTTCGAGTTCTCGTCGAGCGGGAGCGTCTCGAGCACGCGGCGGTGGAACGCCCGGTACCCGGTGTGGTACTCGGAGAGCTTCCGGCCGAGCACGATGTTCTGGATCAGGGTGAGCACGCGGTTCGCCACGTACTTGTACCGCGGCATGCCCCCCGTGAGCGCGCTCTTCCCGAGCATGCGCGAGCCCAGGACGACGTCGTAGATCCCGAGCACCACCATCGAGGACATCGCGGTGACCAGGGCCGGCGTGTACTGGTAGTCGGGGTGGACCATGACCACCACGTCCGCGCCGCGCTGGAGCGCGCTCCGATAGCAGGTCTTCTGGTTCCCGCCGTAGCCCAGATTCCGCGG
Encoded proteins:
- a CDS encoding glycosyltransferase family 2 protein, with amino-acid sequence PRNLGYGGNQKTCYRSALQRGADVVVMVHPDYQYTPALVTAMSSMVVLGIYDVVLGSRMLGKSALTGGMPRYKYVANRVLTLIQNIVLGRKLSEYHTGYRAFHRRVLETLPLDENSNDFVFDNEMLAQVVAFDFSIGEVSCPTRYFGEASSISFPRAVRYGLGVLGVCGKFWLHRTGLRKFRLFEQDARRLGAPTLVPVPAERAPAPAEPIRDE